A genomic segment from Chitinophaga flava encodes:
- the ade gene encoding adenine deaminase, with protein MNTYQISGNLVDILQQEIYPATLHIADGRIQQIVRNSNEYPNYILPGFTDAHVHVESSMLIPSEFARLAVVHGTVSTVSDPHEIANVMGVEGVQFMLDNGKQVPFKFNFGAPSCVPATTFETAGATVSVHDIDQLLQRDDIKYLTEMMNFPGVLHKDPEVMAKIAAAHKYGKPVDGHAPGLTGEAAKAYINAGISTDHECFTLEEGREKLQYGMHVLIREGSAAKNFEALIPLLHDYPEKIMFCSDDKHPDNLVEGHINLLVKRALSHGIDLFKVLRAACVNPVLHYKLDNGLLRENDPADFIITDNLRDFNILATYINGQKVAENGKTLISPVSSTPVNNFVCNSKTPADFKTPANGNGSTAKVKVIEALDGQLITNALQAALPVVNGLIMTDTAQDVIKLVVVNRYREAPVATAFIRGFGLKQGAIASSVAHDSHNIIAAGIDDDSICAAVNEVIRHRGGISIAGPEGAKALPLPVAGLMSNLDGYTIADQYSWFDQAAKRQGSTLASPYMTLSFMALLVIPHLKLSDLGLFDGDQFAFTPVDAA; from the coding sequence ATGAATACATACCAGATCTCCGGCAACCTTGTAGATATTCTGCAACAGGAAATTTATCCGGCCACACTGCACATTGCAGATGGACGTATACAGCAAATCGTTCGTAACAGTAACGAATACCCGAATTACATACTGCCCGGCTTTACCGATGCGCATGTACACGTAGAAAGTTCTATGCTCATTCCTTCCGAATTTGCGCGGCTGGCAGTTGTACATGGCACCGTATCCACCGTTAGCGATCCTCACGAGATCGCCAATGTAATGGGCGTGGAAGGCGTACAGTTTATGCTGGACAATGGGAAACAGGTACCTTTTAAATTTAATTTCGGGGCGCCCTCCTGCGTGCCTGCCACCACTTTCGAAACAGCCGGCGCCACAGTAAGCGTACACGATATAGATCAGCTGCTGCAACGCGACGATATCAAATACCTCACAGAAATGATGAACTTCCCGGGTGTACTCCATAAAGACCCGGAAGTAATGGCCAAAATAGCAGCGGCCCATAAATATGGTAAACCGGTAGACGGCCATGCACCGGGGCTCACCGGCGAAGCAGCCAAAGCCTACATCAATGCAGGCATCAGCACCGATCACGAATGTTTCACCCTGGAAGAAGGACGTGAAAAACTACAATACGGTATGCATGTGCTGATCCGCGAAGGCAGCGCTGCCAAAAATTTCGAGGCACTTATCCCGCTACTGCACGACTATCCGGAAAAAATCATGTTCTGCAGCGATGATAAACACCCCGATAACCTGGTGGAAGGCCATATCAACCTGCTGGTCAAACGAGCCCTCTCACACGGTATTGACCTCTTCAAAGTACTACGCGCAGCCTGCGTAAACCCGGTACTGCACTATAAACTCGACAACGGGCTACTACGTGAAAATGATCCTGCCGATTTTATTATTACTGACAACCTCCGGGATTTTAATATCCTTGCTACCTATATCAACGGTCAGAAGGTTGCTGAAAATGGTAAAACACTGATCAGCCCGGTGTCTTCCACGCCTGTCAACAATTTTGTCTGCAACAGCAAAACACCTGCTGACTTTAAAACACCTGCTAACGGCAACGGCTCTACGGCAAAAGTAAAAGTCATAGAAGCCCTGGACGGACAGCTGATCACCAACGCCCTCCAGGCAGCACTGCCGGTAGTTAACGGACTAATTATGACCGATACCGCGCAGGATGTGATCAAGCTGGTAGTAGTAAACCGCTACCGCGAAGCTCCCGTAGCCACCGCCTTTATCCGGGGCTTCGGTCTGAAACAGGGTGCTATAGCCTCTTCCGTAGCACACGACAGTCACAATATCATTGCTGCAGGTATCGACGATGACAGCATCTGCGCTGCCGTCAATGAAGTTATCCGCCACCGCGGAGGCATCAGTATTGCCGGCCCCGAAGGTGCTAAAGCACTACCCTTACCGGTTGCTGGCCTCATGAGTAACCTCGATGGCTACACGATTGCTGACCAGTACAGCTGGTTTGACCAGGCAGCTAAACGACAGGGGTCTACGCTGGCCTCTCCCTATATGACGTTGTCATTTATGGCCCTGCTGGTAATCCCTCATCTGAAACTCAGCGACCTCGGCCTGTTTGACGGAGATCAGTTTGCATTTACACCAGTAGATGCTGCATAA
- a CDS encoding pseudouridine synthase → MKKKQPAKKGPAPFKGRKTDSTGKPAAGNRNRSSFDGERPGRASAKDNTGEGKPTFRKRIYGSDKEGNTSDFRKRSFDGEDKPQRKRSFSKDNDDAKPAFRKRTSGFEAEDKPQRKRSFSKDNDDAKPTFRKRTSGFEAEDKTPSHKRSFGDGKKPVRKSFREDNTADESATPRKRTYGDKKTFGKKPADNYSRKEESSFHRDASEDTGARHKETPSGFNRKKFFDRVNDRFTDKKERRVATKTTGKSSRDFSKTSKEPKESTFAPGEMPLNKYIAHCGLCSRRKAVDFIKEGKVTVNGQTITEPATKVTGADVVTLSDKKINLTKNLVYILLNKPKGFITTTDDPEGRKTVMDLIQDAAGDERVYPVGRLDRNTSGLLLLTNDGELAQTLAHPKHNIKKIYQVELDKPLTKADFEKIVEGLTLEDGVAYVDALGYVDPKDKKQIGIEIHSGKNRIVRRIFEHLSYSVEKLDRVMYAGLTKKTLNRGQWRYLNEKEVILLKHFKK, encoded by the coding sequence ATGAAGAAGAAACAACCTGCTAAGAAGGGTCCCGCTCCTTTTAAAGGAAGAAAAACGGACAGCACCGGTAAACCGGCAGCAGGCAATCGCAACCGCTCCTCCTTTGATGGTGAAAGACCTGGAAGAGCATCTGCAAAAGATAATACCGGTGAGGGAAAGCCCACTTTCCGTAAACGTATCTACGGCAGTGACAAAGAAGGTAACACCAGCGACTTCCGCAAACGTTCCTTCGATGGCGAAGACAAACCACAGCGCAAACGCAGCTTCAGCAAAGACAACGACGATGCTAAACCTGCATTCCGCAAACGTACTTCCGGCTTCGAAGCGGAAGACAAACCACAACGCAAACGCAGCTTCAGCAAAGACAACGACGATGCTAAACCTACGTTCCGCAAACGTACTTCCGGCTTCGAAGCGGAAGACAAAACCCCTTCTCACAAACGCTCTTTCGGCGACGGTAAAAAACCTGTCCGCAAAAGCTTCAGAGAAGACAATACCGCAGATGAATCTGCCACTCCCCGTAAACGGACTTACGGTGACAAAAAGACTTTTGGAAAAAAACCTGCTGACAACTACTCCCGTAAAGAGGAAAGCTCTTTCCACAGAGATGCCAGCGAAGACACCGGCGCACGCCATAAAGAAACACCCAGCGGCTTTAACCGTAAAAAGTTCTTTGACCGTGTTAACGATCGTTTTACCGACAAAAAGGAAAGACGTGTAGCCACCAAAACTACTGGCAAAAGCAGCCGTGACTTCTCCAAAACCAGTAAGGAACCCAAAGAAAGCACTTTCGCGCCGGGCGAAATGCCGTTAAATAAATACATCGCGCACTGTGGGCTCTGTTCCCGCAGAAAAGCGGTAGACTTCATCAAGGAAGGTAAGGTGACCGTCAACGGACAAACCATCACAGAACCCGCTACCAAAGTAACCGGCGCTGATGTGGTGACACTCTCCGACAAAAAGATCAACCTGACCAAAAATCTGGTGTACATCCTTTTAAACAAGCCCAAAGGCTTTATCACCACCACCGACGATCCGGAAGGACGTAAAACTGTGATGGACCTGATCCAGGACGCTGCCGGTGATGAAAGGGTATATCCCGTTGGCCGCCTGGACCGCAACACCTCAGGGCTGCTGCTGCTCACCAACGACGGTGAACTGGCGCAAACACTGGCTCATCCAAAACATAATATCAAAAAGATCTACCAGGTAGAACTGGACAAACCACTTACCAAAGCCGATTTCGAAAAGATCGTGGAAGGCCTCACCCTGGAAGATGGTGTTGCCTACGTGGATGCACTGGGATATGTAGATCCGAAGGATAAAAAGCAGATCGGTATCGAGATCCACAGCGGTAAAAACCGTATCGTACGCCGTATTTTCGAGCACCTTTCCTATTCAGTAGAAAAGCTGGACCGTGTGATGTACGCCGGACTGACCAAAAAGACACTGAATCGTGGCCAGTGGCGCTATCTCAACGAAAAAGAAGTGATCCTGCTGAAACATTTTAAAAAATAA
- the rlmN gene encoding 23S rRNA (adenine(2503)-C(2))-methyltransferase RlmN: MKSDKKNIRHLSLPALQEYFGSIGEKAFRAKQVYEWIWLRHAGSFEAMTNLSKDLRQKLEENFTLPAVKVDATQHSNDGTIKSRFRLHDNHLVEGVLIPTDTRQTACVSSQVGCSLSCKFCATGYMDRKRNLDYDEIYDEVALINQQALEHNGKKLTNIVFMGMGEPLLNYKNVLHAIERITAPDGLGMSPKRITVSTAGVAKMIRQLGDDKVRFNLALSLHAANDKKRSEIMPINDSNSLKELIDALNYFYKATQNEISFEYILFKDFNDSKQDADDLIKIYRQVPADLVNIIEYNPIDNARFQKPDSQTAEEFMEYLGKHRVNARLRRSRGKDIDAACGQLANKG, translated from the coding sequence ATGAAGTCTGACAAAAAAAATATCCGGCATTTAAGCCTCCCAGCATTACAGGAATATTTCGGGTCTATTGGTGAAAAGGCCTTTCGTGCCAAACAGGTGTACGAGTGGATCTGGCTCCGTCATGCAGGTAGCTTTGAGGCTATGACCAACCTGTCAAAAGACCTGCGTCAAAAGCTGGAGGAGAACTTTACCCTCCCTGCCGTGAAAGTGGATGCTACTCAGCATAGCAACGATGGTACTATTAAAAGCCGTTTCCGTTTACACGACAACCACCTCGTAGAAGGGGTACTCATCCCTACCGACACCCGGCAGACTGCCTGCGTGTCTTCACAGGTGGGCTGCAGCCTCAGCTGTAAGTTTTGTGCTACCGGTTATATGGATCGCAAACGTAACCTGGATTACGACGAAATATATGACGAGGTGGCCCTGATCAATCAGCAAGCCCTGGAGCATAACGGGAAAAAACTCACTAACATCGTGTTTATGGGCATGGGAGAACCCCTGCTCAACTATAAAAACGTACTGCACGCCATCGAAAGGATCACCGCTCCTGATGGTTTAGGTATGTCACCCAAACGGATCACTGTTTCCACAGCAGGCGTCGCTAAAATGATCCGCCAGCTGGGCGATGATAAAGTTCGTTTTAACCTGGCCCTGTCTTTACACGCCGCCAACGATAAAAAGCGCAGTGAAATCATGCCCATCAACGATTCCAACAGTCTGAAGGAACTGATTGATGCCCTGAACTACTTTTATAAAGCCACACAAAACGAGATATCATTTGAATATATCCTTTTCAAGGACTTCAATGATTCCAAACAGGATGCCGACGATCTGATTAAAATCTACCGTCAGGTACCTGCTGACCTGGTGAACATTATCGAATACAATCCCATTGATAATGCCCGTTTCCAGAAACCAGACTCACAGACCGCTGAGGAGTTTATGGAATATCTCGGCAAACATCGTGTGAATGCAAGATTACGCCGGAGCCGTGGTAAAGATATCGATGCCGCTTGCGGACAACTGGCCAACAAAGGTTAA
- a CDS encoding RluA family pseudouridine synthase, giving the protein MRLEEHILLETPDFVVVNKPSGMLTLPDRHDNELTSLIAVMKKAYGEIFTVHRLDRDTSGIILFARNEAAHKYFSQLFESRDVQKYYMGLVHGEPTPAKGSISEGIMEHPVQKGKMVTNRKGKASLTDYEVLETFGLYSLVKWQIHTGRTHQIRVHMKHLGHPIAVDELYGSPEPVLLSAIKKKFKLGKHTEEERPLLSRLALHAAMLVFKDPSGKEYTIEAPLPKDISAVLNQLRKHRS; this is encoded by the coding sequence GTGCGATTAGAAGAGCATATTTTACTGGAAACACCTGATTTTGTAGTCGTTAACAAGCCATCCGGCATGCTAACACTGCCCGACAGGCACGACAACGAACTCACTTCCCTGATTGCCGTCATGAAAAAGGCATATGGGGAAATATTCACCGTACACCGTCTGGACCGCGATACCAGCGGTATTATCCTGTTTGCCCGAAATGAGGCCGCCCACAAATATTTCTCCCAGCTGTTTGAAAGCAGGGATGTACAGAAATATTACATGGGACTGGTACATGGAGAGCCTACGCCAGCAAAAGGCTCTATCAGCGAAGGCATCATGGAGCATCCGGTACAGAAAGGCAAAATGGTTACCAACCGCAAGGGGAAAGCATCTTTGACTGACTATGAGGTGTTGGAAACATTTGGTCTTTACAGTCTGGTGAAATGGCAGATCCACACAGGCCGTACCCACCAGATCAGGGTACATATGAAACATCTGGGACATCCTATTGCCGTAGATGAATTGTATGGCAGTCCGGAGCCGGTATTGTTGTCCGCTATCAAGAAAAAATTCAAACTGGGCAAACATACAGAGGAAGAACGTCCACTGCTGAGCAGACTGGCTTTACATGCAGCCATGCTGGTGTTTAAAGATCCATCCGGTAAAGAATATACGATAGAAGCTCCACTCCCGAAAGATATCAGTGCGGTGCTGAACCAGCTGAGAAAACACCGGAGTTAA
- a CDS encoding helix-turn-helix transcriptional regulator: MPKNKDAVSRYRWIDERLRNKRLPKPTLDNLIEYVSEKMDAAISTRTIQKDIQDMRQDPELNYMAPIVYDRSSRTYRYDDESFSISNIPIEEADLQGLEIAIGILEQFRSLPVVQQFEDAILKIATSLKMNREALQHKGLIKFARASQYKGAEYIPEIVDAIKNLEVIRIAYQSFDRNEPKEHWVEPYHLREYQHRFYLIGKSQQTRGGAVVTFALDRVVALWPTMKHFDEKNFDDASYFKHAIGITVHDGEPENVVLSFSPKQGKYIKSQPIHASQQVLADNSKECRISLNVVINPELTMTLLSYGAQVKVLQPQHLADKVAEEAKEMMKLYK; the protein is encoded by the coding sequence GTGCCAAAAAACAAGGACGCAGTTTCGCGCTATCGCTGGATAGATGAGCGTTTGCGCAATAAAAGGCTGCCAAAACCCACTCTTGATAACCTGATTGAGTACGTATCTGAAAAAATGGATGCTGCCATCTCCACCCGCACCATTCAGAAAGATATACAGGATATGCGCCAGGATCCTGAACTCAACTATATGGCGCCCATCGTATACGACCGTAGCAGCCGCACCTACCGTTATGACGATGAATCCTTCTCTATCAGTAACATTCCCATTGAAGAAGCAGATCTCCAGGGCCTGGAAATCGCTATCGGCATACTCGAACAATTCCGCAGCCTGCCCGTAGTACAGCAGTTTGAAGACGCTATCCTCAAAATAGCCACCAGCCTGAAAATGAACAGGGAAGCCCTGCAACATAAAGGCCTGATCAAATTTGCACGCGCCTCCCAATACAAAGGCGCTGAATATATCCCTGAAATAGTAGACGCCATCAAAAACCTGGAGGTGATCCGCATCGCCTACCAGAGCTTCGATCGCAACGAACCCAAGGAACACTGGGTAGAACCCTACCATCTCCGGGAATACCAGCACCGCTTTTACCTGATCGGCAAAAGCCAGCAGACCCGTGGCGGCGCTGTTGTCACCTTCGCACTCGACAGAGTGGTGGCGCTATGGCCTACTATGAAGCATTTTGATGAAAAAAACTTCGATGATGCCAGCTATTTCAAACATGCCATTGGCATCACCGTACATGATGGAGAACCGGAAAATGTGGTGTTGTCCTTCTCTCCCAAACAGGGAAAATATATCAAATCACAACCCATACATGCCTCCCAGCAAGTGCTGGCAGACAACAGCAAGGAGTGCCGCATCTCCCTCAATGTGGTTATTAATCCCGAACTCACCATGACACTGCTCAGCTATGGTGCCCAGGTAAAAGTGTTGCAGCCGCAACATCTGGCCGATAAAGTGGCTGAAGAAGCCAAAGAAATGATGAAGTTGTACAAATAA
- a CDS encoding peroxiredoxin, which translates to MSLRLGDTAPNFKAKTTIGEIDFYDYLGDSWGVLFSHPADFTPVCTTELGKTALLNGEFAKRNVKVLALSVDPLDKHMSWIGDINETQHCDVTFPIIADEDKTVANLYGMIHPNASETFTVRSLFIIGPDKKVKLTITYPASTGRNFNEVLRVIDSLQLTAKYSVATPADWKDGEDVIVTAAVPTAEIPERFPKGHKIIKPYLRTTPQPNK; encoded by the coding sequence ATGAGTTTAAGACTGGGCGATACTGCTCCCAATTTCAAAGCTAAGACCACAATAGGGGAAATTGATTTTTACGACTACCTCGGTGATAGCTGGGGCGTATTATTTTCCCACCCTGCAGACTTTACACCGGTTTGTACAACAGAACTGGGTAAAACAGCGCTTTTAAATGGCGAGTTTGCCAAAAGAAACGTTAAAGTGCTGGCACTCAGCGTAGATCCTCTGGATAAACATATGAGCTGGATAGGAGATATTAATGAAACGCAACATTGTGACGTAACTTTTCCTATTATTGCAGATGAAGACAAGACAGTGGCCAACCTCTACGGTATGATCCACCCAAATGCTTCAGAAACATTTACTGTAAGGTCCCTTTTTATTATCGGTCCTGACAAAAAAGTAAAACTGACAATTACTTATCCTGCCTCTACCGGAAGGAACTTTAATGAAGTTTTACGTGTTATCGACTCCCTGCAGCTGACTGCTAAATACAGTGTAGCAACACCGGCAGACTGGAAAGATGGAGAAGATGTGATTGTTACGGCGGCAGTGCCCACCGCAGAAATTCCGGAACGTTTTCCGAAAGGCCATAAAATCATTAAGCCTTATCTGAGAACAACACCACAGCCTAACAAATAA